The sequence CTTAGGACATTCAAGATGTAAATCtgtaggaacagatttggagaaaatacttacattttaaagtgGATTTGTTTTGggatttgtgaagtgaaaaactataaataataattcatgaacTGGAGTCATGCTGtagattatattgtttttatcaactatttgaactcttattctgacggcacccattcactgtagaggatagttagcaagtgatgtaataatgATGTAGTGATgtaaaatttttccaaatctgttcagatgaagaaatacactctacatcttggataagtaaattttctgcaaatttaaatttttgtattttttcaagaaatacaattttatataatatactaaataaCAACATAACAGAAAATCTTTGCTTTTCCACTGTTTACTTATTTCTTCAGATTAAAAAATGGCAGACTGGTCAATTCTGGGCCGCTTTCTAGCAGAGGTTCAGAATCATTCGACGGTCATCGGTAAGATCTGGCTGACGGTGCTTCTGATCTTTCGCATCCTGCTGGTGACCCTTGTTGGAGATGCCGTGTACAGCGACGAGCAGTCAAAGTTCACCTGCAATACGCTGCAGCCGGGCTGCAACAATGTCTGCTATGACACTTTCGCCCCTGTCTCACATTTGCGCTTCTGGGTCTTCCAGATTGTGCTGGTCTCAACACCTTCCATCTTCTACATCATCTACGTGCTGCAAAAAATCGCCAAAGACGAGAACCTGGAGACAGAGAGGGTCCAGGCAGAGGCTAAACACTCCGTGGGAGACTATTCTGGGCAGCTGGAAGGGGACGGTGTCAGATTGGGATATGGACAGCAGGGAGAAGAATGGAGTGGTCAGGATGAGGAAAGTGTGGAGCAAAGTCTCCTGCAGGATGATTACGGAAAGGCCGGCAAGGATCCAACCACACTCTCCAGTCAGGTTCTCCTCATCTATATTGTTCACGTCTTGATCCGGTCCATCCTAGAGATCATGTTTCTTGTCGGTCAGTACTACCTGTTTGGATTCGAGGTGCCTCATTTGTTTAGATGCGAAACGTACCCTTGTCCGACACGGACTGATTGTTTTGTGTCACGAGCCACTGAAAAGACCATTTTCCTTAATtttatgtttagcattagccTGGGTTGTTTTCTCCTGAACATTGTGGAGCTTCACTACCTCGGATGGATCTACATTTTCCGCATGTTGTGTGCTGCCTGCTTCCTGTGCATCAGACCAGAGAGGGAGCTGTATTCTCAACGCAACCCTTTGCTGCTACGCCTCAGACATTCAATGCGGAGCAGGCTGGTCCTGCAGTCCCCCACAACCACCTTGTCTGAGGAAAAGACGGGGACGGCTTACCTTTCACATGGCCCAGCCATTTCCTTTGAGACTGACTCTACTCTTGAATGCACCTCAAAGAGGAACCCAGAGGAGAGGGAACGCATGAGGCTGAAATTGGCCAACATGGCTAGATTTACTGGCAAAAAGTCTTGGTTGTAATGTGtattgatgatttttattttctcttgttACATAAGCTCATTGTAAATTTCAGTTTAAGGCCTGCTTCACACACCCTGACCATATTAACAAGTAACGCAGTTCTGCGTCCAAGAAGCACTGAAAGTCAacttttggagcacttcatgctgaAATCAGCAGAAAACATCTTTTGAAATAGAAGCTTTTGAATAAGATCAACATAAAATGATGGAGTGaattatttgtttgaaaaagacacgtgtttttaaaagaaatactttAGGTAAACTTACTTAATGTAAGAAATTATGTGAAAATTCGGCCTAGTGTACTGTGCTAATATGAGggaattttctgtttttttgatttttagatttttgatagGTGTTTCACTTGAATTATGCACTGCTTTGTTTTTTAGGGTTGTCTGTATCTGTCTTTCTTCTATTGTAGTAACCCAGTAAATCATTTTGAGTGTTTAGCTCAAAATGAGCCCACAGGATATGTGAAACAGGCCGAAACTATTAGTGATTGAATATTATGTTGTGATCTTGTCAGCTGAGCTTGTTGTTTTGTCATGTAGTAACGTTCAGTGCCATTTTGTGTTTGATTCAAATGCTTGCAATGCTTGACCTAAAAAAGTTTAACCCTTTTAGAGCTTTTATTATAAATCAACATGCGCACCTttcaaaaattttgaaatgtcataaaatgaatattatatattcagtTAAATGTCCAAATATGATCATCACATTATGTATATTACATCTCCTGAATTGTATTATTACCTTACTGTTTTTTGAGATAATGactatgatttattatttatttcttcgTGACACTGAGACACATGTAACAACAACTCTTGGGCCAGTGCTTTATCTGCGAATGTAATACTTACCTGCACATAAGGTTGATCTGAgtgtttatttagatttatatgcAGTGCAAATGCTTCTGTATATGCAATGCACAGTGAGAGATTGCTTGACACTCagtttactttttaatgtatatacatttttattttttgagacattgaaaagtaaatatattttacgcTGAACTTCTCTTAGATTTCATAATATTGTTTCTTTTAAGAATAGGGCATATAGTATCAGACAATTCCACAATATATTAtaaagcatcacaactgttttcagcattgatagccataaatggttcttgagcagcaaatcattgatttctgaaggatcatgtgaaaatgaatactggagcaatggctgctgaaaattcagttttcccatcacagaaacaaattacattttaaaatatattaaaacagaaaataaatgatttaaaattgtaataatatttcacaatattactgttttactgtatttttcatcaaataaatgcgaTAATAAGAGGATAAGAGGTTGTGTACGCTAACAGGTTTTGTCCATCACCAAAAAGAGAAAAGAGCTCTTAACATAGAACAGTGCATG is a genomic window of Cyprinus carpio isolate SPL01 chromosome B15, ASM1834038v1, whole genome shotgun sequence containing:
- the LOC109076276 gene encoding gap junction delta-2 protein-like — translated: MADWSILGRFLAEVQNHSTVIGKIWLTVLLIFRILLVTLVGDAVYSDEQSKFTCNTLQPGCNNVCYDTFAPVSHLRFWVFQIVLVSTPSIFYIIYVLQKIAKDENLETERVQAEAKHSVGDYSGQLEGDGVRLGYGQQGEEWSGQDEESVEQSLLQDDYGKAGKDPTTLSSQVLLIYIVHVLIRSILEIMFLVGQYYLFGFEVPHLFRCETYPCPTRTDCFVSRATEKTIFLNFMFSISLGCFLLNIVELHYLGWIYIFRMLCAACFLCIRPERELYSQRNPLLLRLRHSMRSRLVLQSPTTTLSEEKTGTAYLSHGPAISFETDSTLECTSKRNPEERERMRLKLANMARFTGKKSWL